A genomic window from Algoriphagus sp. Y33 includes:
- a CDS encoding TonB-dependent receptor, with the protein MERRIFTIFFFSCLLLLASVVYAQQVKITGKVTLQSDGDILPGVTVIEKGTTNGAVTDINGDYSINASTGSTLVFSFLGFDSQEVPVSNQSVINVQLAESSSDLEEVIVVGYGVQKKSVVTGAISSVKASDLENMPINRVEQALQGRTSGLTVAASSGQPGAASSIRIRGITTLGNNNPLWVVDGVVVDNGGIGYLNQSDIESIEVLKDASSQAIYGARAAAGVILVTTKKGKAGEIRVNYHGYYGTSAPAKKLDLLNATDYATLRNESAVNAGNNPIFSNPASYGEGTDWQDLIFNNDARRQNHEVSVSGGNEVSTFYASFGHLQQDGIVATDISSYKRTNIRLNSEHKLAKWLTIGQNLGYAHDKSIGLGNTNSEFGGPLSSAINLDPITPAVITDPALASQPPYTSPNVIRDPNGNPYGISTIVGQEMVNPLAYIQTRLGNYGWSDNIVGNAYAVAEPIKGLKFRSTLGAKLSYWGNESFTPLFYLNGSNVSNQTSFTRNQSRGFDWNLENTVSYTKSIEDHTFTVLLGQGAYLDNTTRSLGVTYFNVPADNFDDASLNYNVPSDQRVATGSEGSGHAVTSLFARANYNFKEKYLLEALVRRDGSSRFGENNRYGVFPSFSAGWVVSQENFWPSNNVVDFLKVRGGYGVVGNDNIGDFAYLSTIGGGRNYTIGTNGSYLIGYSPNAPSNPDLKWEQTSQANIGVEATVFEDFNVTFDMYKKVTTGILQNPRIPSYVGAISNPAANVADMVNKGVELEVGYRKQLGNLNLGMSGNVSYLHNEVTDLGANIDFISGGQSFQASTYPITRTGLGQAANSFFGFQKLGIFQTEEQVANYVDSNGNQILPNAKPGDFIWADLDGDGQITEKDRTYIGNPTPTWSYGFTVNLAYKAFDLVLFGQGVAGNKVFQGLRRLDIGTANWQTEALGRWTEAGDNNSYPRLVDGDPNKNFGNPSDFYLEDGSYFRIKTLQFGYTLPTAIAGKVGMKKARVYVMSENLLTLTKYTGYDPEIGGGVMSIDRGIYPQARSFMVGVNVGF; encoded by the coding sequence ATGGAAAGAAGAATCTTTACTATTTTCTTCTTTTCCTGTTTGTTGCTTTTGGCAAGCGTAGTGTATGCCCAACAAGTGAAAATTACAGGAAAAGTCACGCTTCAGTCAGATGGAGATATACTCCCTGGAGTGACAGTAATCGAAAAAGGGACCACAAATGGTGCCGTCACCGATATCAATGGTGATTACAGTATCAATGCCTCCACAGGAAGCACCTTAGTATTCAGTTTTCTTGGATTTGATTCCCAAGAAGTACCGGTGTCTAATCAATCAGTAATCAATGTACAATTAGCTGAATCCAGCAGTGATCTGGAAGAAGTGATTGTAGTAGGCTACGGTGTTCAGAAAAAGAGCGTAGTGACGGGAGCTATCTCTAGCGTAAAAGCTTCGGATTTGGAAAATATGCCAATCAACCGCGTAGAACAAGCTCTTCAAGGACGTACTTCCGGACTTACGGTGGCGGCTAGTTCTGGACAGCCAGGTGCTGCCTCTTCCATTAGGATCCGGGGCATAACCACCCTGGGGAATAACAATCCCCTATGGGTGGTGGACGGCGTGGTCGTGGATAATGGCGGAATCGGCTACCTCAACCAATCCGATATTGAATCCATTGAAGTGCTCAAAGATGCTTCGTCTCAGGCCATCTACGGAGCAAGAGCTGCCGCAGGGGTGATTTTGGTAACTACCAAAAAAGGAAAAGCAGGGGAAATCCGTGTAAACTACCATGGCTATTACGGTACCTCCGCTCCTGCAAAGAAGTTGGATCTTCTCAACGCGACAGATTACGCAACCTTGAGAAATGAGTCAGCCGTCAACGCAGGTAATAACCCTATCTTTAGCAACCCGGCCAGCTATGGTGAAGGAACCGACTGGCAGGATTTGATTTTCAACAACGATGCCCGTCGACAAAATCATGAAGTAAGTGTAAGCGGAGGAAATGAAGTTTCTACCTTCTATGCATCCTTTGGGCACTTGCAACAAGACGGTATTGTAGCTACAGATATTTCCAGCTACAAGAGAACTAACATACGCCTGAATTCGGAGCACAAACTGGCCAAATGGCTGACCATAGGCCAAAACCTGGGTTATGCCCATGACAAATCCATCGGGCTGGGAAATACAAATTCAGAATTTGGCGGGCCCTTGAGCTCTGCGATCAATCTGGATCCTATCACGCCGGCTGTAATCACCGACCCTGCTCTTGCTTCGCAGCCGCCATATACTTCCCCAAATGTGATCAGGGATCCTAACGGAAATCCTTACGGCATATCTACCATCGTGGGTCAAGAGATGGTTAATCCGCTGGCTTACATCCAAACAAGACTGGGGAATTATGGGTGGTCTGATAATATCGTGGGAAATGCCTATGCTGTAGCAGAACCTATTAAAGGATTGAAGTTCCGTTCCACATTGGGAGCGAAACTTTCTTACTGGGGAAATGAATCCTTTACACCGCTTTTTTATCTCAACGGATCCAACGTATCTAACCAAACGTCCTTTACCAGAAATCAAAGTAGAGGTTTCGACTGGAATCTGGAGAATACGGTGTCTTACACCAAAAGCATAGAAGATCATACCTTCACGGTATTGCTGGGGCAGGGAGCTTATTTGGACAATACTACAAGATCACTTGGTGTCACTTATTTCAATGTTCCTGCTGATAATTTTGACGACGCTTCATTGAATTACAATGTGCCCAGCGATCAGCGTGTTGCTACAGGTTCCGAAGGTTCGGGACACGCAGTAACTTCCCTCTTTGCAAGAGCCAACTACAACTTCAAAGAAAAATACCTACTGGAAGCGCTTGTCCGTCGTGACGGTTCTTCAAGATTCGGAGAGAATAACCGTTACGGCGTTTTCCCTTCATTCTCCGCAGGGTGGGTTGTCTCCCAGGAGAACTTCTGGCCAAGCAACAATGTCGTTGACTTCCTAAAAGTACGTGGTGGATACGGTGTGGTGGGAAATGACAACATCGGTGACTTTGCTTACTTGTCCACTATCGGGGGTGGCAGAAATTATACAATTGGTACAAATGGAAGTTATCTGATCGGATATAGCCCAAATGCGCCATCCAATCCTGATCTGAAGTGGGAACAAACAAGTCAAGCCAACATCGGCGTTGAGGCTACAGTTTTCGAAGACTTCAATGTGACGTTCGACATGTACAAAAAGGTCACCACCGGTATACTTCAAAACCCAAGAATCCCTTCCTATGTTGGAGCGATTTCCAATCCTGCTGCAAACGTTGCGGATATGGTAAACAAGGGAGTAGAACTTGAAGTCGGCTATAGAAAGCAACTTGGTAATCTCAATCTCGGTATGAGCGGAAACGTATCTTATCTGCACAATGAAGTGACTGATCTGGGTGCCAATATAGATTTTATTTCAGGTGGACAAAGCTTCCAGGCAAGCACCTACCCTATCACCCGAACCGGGTTGGGACAAGCGGCCAATTCTTTCTTTGGATTTCAGAAATTGGGAATTTTCCAGACTGAAGAGCAAGTGGCAAACTATGTGGATTCCAATGGCAATCAGATTTTGCCAAATGCCAAACCCGGCGATTTTATCTGGGCAGACTTGGATGGAGACGGACAGATCACCGAGAAAGACCGGACCTATATTGGAAACCCTACTCCTACTTGGTCCTACGGATTCACCGTGAATTTGGCTTATAAAGCCTTTGATTTGGTTCTCTTTGGACAGGGAGTAGCGGGAAACAAAGTATTCCAAGGCCTTAGAAGATTAGATATCGGAACTGCAAACTGGCAGACAGAAGCTCTTGGCAGATGGACAGAAGCCGGAGACAACAATTCCTATCCAAGGCTGGTAGATGGTGATCCTAACAAAAACTTCGGCAATCCATCGGATTTCTATTTGGAGGATGGATCTTACTTCCGCATCAAAACACTCCAATTCGGCTATACACTTCCTACTGCCATTGCAGGCAAAGTCGGCATGAAAAAGGCCAGAGTATATGTGATGAGCGAAAACTTGCTCACGCTCACCAAATACACAGGGTATGATCCCGAAATCGGCGGTGGGGTCATGAGCATTGACCGTGGTATTTATCCACAAGCCCGCTCGTTTATGGTCGGTGTAAATGTAGGTTTTTAA
- a CDS encoding triple tyrosine motif-containing protein, which translates to MKNVLLTFILLIFFSRSVYPQAELASPKIKNFTNKTYQAGLQNWGATQDEKGVIYFGNNEGLLTFNGNFWELYQLPNKTIIRSAKFDSNNRLFVGGQDEIGYFQAASNGQLNFHSLKHLLPERARSFSDIWQIVNRGDEFFFLEHNRIYHFKDEVMHVFTSETEWLYLGVVNDKVYAQDKEMGLMEFSNGIWKKALKSQATTFPHIVSILPFDSDNLLITTLSHGIYLLDANGLKPFTTEIDELLRKSWVNTVTQIDSETYAIGTKSSGVLIMDIEGKTIQQFTIAQGLQTNNVRSIYVDKDFGLWIGLDDGIDYIDFQNPIKEIQPDADKRVSGYTAISYKDQLYLGTSDGLYKFTLSSKIKDLSFAKGEFTLIQGSEGQVWKIQEINDRLLMGHENGAFEIVEDRTKAIFNHTGAWVFQPATAIYPSSKIYVGTYTGMQLLSENNTTLENLGAIGELSESLRFLKMQFNTGELWGSHPYRGIYRQELSDNFLNVIKTSTYTAVDGLPSDLYNYAFQVKNRILIATESGIYEFDQKTAGFRQSDIFKGVLRGMSIQYLQEDQEGNVWFVSNKRIGVIDFSMPNNELPFTLVYLPELSGKVIGGHEFIYPIDKKNILVGSNKGFFHINYEQYRKRISRPNSWIGKVSLFGQQDTVVYTIQVGKEAENDIQEFSHTMNSIHLEYTSTTFRQLENLEYSYLLRGFDQGWSEWTDRFEKDYTNLGAGTYTFEVKSRNNLGNESDIARYTFKVLPAWYETVWAYVLYFVLLIGTVYWFFTRQNKKHILAQKHLKDKHNLALERTEKEIVQLRNEKLQAEINYKNQELGSTTMHLLQRGKVLTKIKEELMAESESELNAKKVIRLINEVERGDDDWDRFAIHFDHVHSNFLTILRGKFPTLTANELKLCAFVKMNLSSKEIADLMSISLKAVEVGRYRLRKKLQISTEVNLHDFLIEITIS; encoded by the coding sequence ATGAAAAATGTCCTATTGACATTTATTTTACTTATTTTCTTTTCACGTTCTGTCTATCCACAAGCTGAACTGGCGTCTCCCAAGATCAAGAATTTCACCAATAAGACATATCAGGCAGGGCTTCAGAATTGGGGTGCAACCCAGGATGAAAAAGGAGTTATTTACTTTGGCAACAATGAAGGTTTGCTTACTTTCAACGGAAACTTCTGGGAGCTTTACCAGCTTCCCAACAAAACCATCATTCGTTCCGCAAAATTCGATTCCAATAACCGTCTCTTTGTCGGAGGACAGGATGAAATAGGATATTTTCAGGCAGCTTCAAACGGCCAATTGAATTTCCATTCACTGAAACATCTTCTCCCTGAACGTGCCAGAAGCTTTTCCGATATCTGGCAGATCGTAAATCGTGGTGATGAGTTCTTTTTTCTTGAGCACAACAGAATTTATCATTTCAAAGATGAAGTAATGCATGTATTCACTTCTGAGACAGAATGGCTGTATTTAGGTGTAGTAAATGACAAAGTATATGCCCAGGACAAAGAAATGGGGCTAATGGAGTTCTCAAATGGAATTTGGAAAAAAGCACTAAAATCTCAGGCTACCACATTTCCCCATATTGTCAGCATACTTCCATTTGACTCTGATAATTTACTTATTACTACCCTATCCCATGGAATATATCTTTTAGATGCAAATGGACTAAAACCTTTCACCACTGAAATAGACGAATTGCTTAGGAAAAGTTGGGTAAACACCGTCACCCAAATCGATTCTGAAACTTATGCCATAGGAACCAAGTCCTCTGGAGTTCTGATAATGGACATTGAAGGCAAAACGATACAACAATTCACTATTGCCCAAGGATTACAAACTAACAATGTACGAAGTATTTATGTAGACAAAGACTTTGGCTTATGGATTGGACTGGATGATGGGATAGATTACATAGATTTCCAAAATCCGATCAAAGAAATTCAGCCCGATGCAGACAAGCGCGTATCAGGCTATACGGCCATAAGCTATAAAGACCAGCTATATCTAGGCACTTCGGATGGACTTTACAAATTTACTCTTTCCTCAAAAATCAAGGATTTGAGTTTCGCTAAAGGAGAATTTACTTTAATTCAAGGATCAGAAGGACAAGTCTGGAAAATACAAGAAATCAATGACCGTTTACTTATGGGCCATGAAAATGGTGCTTTTGAAATTGTGGAGGATCGTACCAAAGCTATTTTCAATCATACCGGAGCGTGGGTTTTTCAGCCGGCTACTGCTATCTATCCAAGTTCGAAAATCTACGTTGGAACTTATACAGGTATGCAGCTTCTTTCGGAAAATAACACTACGTTAGAAAACCTGGGGGCTATAGGTGAACTCTCTGAATCTCTCCGGTTTTTGAAGATGCAATTCAATACAGGTGAACTCTGGGGTTCCCATCCCTATAGAGGCATCTACCGCCAGGAGCTTTCAGATAATTTCTTGAACGTTATCAAAACCTCGACCTACACAGCGGTAGACGGTTTGCCCTCAGATCTTTACAATTATGCCTTTCAGGTGAAGAACAGAATCCTTATAGCTACAGAATCAGGAATCTACGAATTCGACCAAAAGACAGCGGGGTTCAGGCAATCAGATATTTTCAAAGGAGTGCTCAGAGGAATGAGTATTCAATACCTGCAAGAAGACCAAGAAGGCAACGTATGGTTTGTGTCCAATAAAAGAATCGGAGTCATCGATTTCAGCATGCCTAATAATGAGCTGCCTTTTACACTAGTTTATTTGCCGGAACTTTCAGGAAAAGTCATAGGTGGCCATGAATTCATCTATCCAATTGACAAAAAAAATATATTGGTGGGTTCTAATAAAGGATTTTTCCACATTAATTATGAGCAGTACAGAAAGAGAATCAGTCGACCCAACAGCTGGATAGGGAAAGTAAGCCTTTTTGGCCAACAAGATACTGTAGTCTATACCATACAGGTTGGCAAGGAAGCCGAAAATGATATACAGGAATTCTCTCATACAATGAATTCCATTCACCTGGAATACACCTCCACTACATTTCGGCAGCTTGAAAACTTAGAATACAGTTATTTGCTTCGGGGATTTGACCAAGGTTGGAGTGAGTGGACAGATAGATTCGAAAAGGATTATACCAATCTGGGTGCAGGAACCTATACGTTCGAGGTAAAATCAAGGAACAATTTAGGAAATGAATCGGATATCGCTCGCTATACATTTAAAGTTTTGCCTGCATGGTACGAGACGGTATGGGCCTATGTTCTTTATTTTGTCTTATTGATAGGTACAGTTTATTGGTTCTTTACCAGACAGAATAAAAAGCATATCCTGGCACAGAAACACTTGAAGGACAAGCATAATTTGGCTCTGGAACGAACAGAGAAGGAAATCGTACAGCTAAGGAACGAAAAGTTACAAGCAGAAATCAACTATAAAAATCAAGAACTTGGCTCCACGACTATGCACTTGCTCCAGCGGGGGAAAGTTCTTACCAAAATCAAAGAAGAGCTTATGGCTGAAAGTGAATCTGAACTTAATGCCAAAAAAGTAATCAGACTGATCAATGAAGTAGAGCGAGGTGATGACGATTGGGATAGATTCGCCATACATTTTGATCATGTCCATTCCAATTTCCTTACAATCCTCAGAGGAAAATTCCCTACGCTCACAGCTAATGAACTAAAGCTATGTGCATTTGTGAAGATGAATCTCTCTTCCAAAGAAATTGCAGACCTTATGAGTATATCCTTGAAGGCGGTGGAAGTGGGTAGATATAGGCTTAGGAAAAAATTACAGATCAGCACTGAAGTGAATCTCCATGATTTCCTGATTGAGATTACAATTTCCTAA
- a CDS encoding DUF4230 domain-containing protein, translating to MNRFFLGFIAALLVMAGLWLFVDKKDGQEKLNANSAMIQEQIQNVGKLIVTEGYYSQVFTYRNSQKLFLDLVSANKKALIVAKAKATVEYDLRKLETRIDQNSKTLTIVRIPDPVVNIYPEFDYYDVTQDFLNQFEANDYNKIKTSITKQFRDKIEASGLKDDAQERLISELLTIYVLTKSLGWNLVYNETVIENPDQMENLAR from the coding sequence ATGAATAGATTTTTCCTGGGATTTATTGCAGCTCTTCTGGTTATGGCTGGTCTATGGTTATTTGTAGATAAAAAAGACGGCCAAGAAAAGCTCAATGCCAACTCGGCCATGATACAGGAACAAATCCAAAATGTAGGTAAACTGATTGTGACAGAAGGTTATTATTCTCAGGTTTTTACTTATCGCAATTCCCAAAAACTGTTTCTCGATCTTGTGAGTGCCAATAAAAAAGCCTTAATAGTGGCAAAGGCAAAAGCCACCGTGGAGTACGATCTGAGGAAACTGGAAACAAGAATAGATCAGAATTCTAAAACTCTCACTATCGTGAGAATTCCCGATCCTGTGGTGAATATCTATCCTGAATTCGACTATTATGATGTGACACAGGACTTTTTAAACCAATTTGAAGCCAACGATTACAACAAAATCAAAACCAGTATAACCAAACAGTTTCGAGATAAAATTGAAGCTTCGGGTCTCAAAGATGATGCGCAGGAACGCCTGATAAGTGAACTTCTAACTATTTATGTCTTGACAAAATCGTTGGGATGGAACTTGGTATACAATGAAACTGTCATAGAAAATCCCGATCAAATGGAGAACTTGGCCCGTTGA
- a CDS encoding PAS domain-containing protein has translation MKNNKIEKFAPLMSWDISSPVSGIRAKKAKDLEALEGFSELHHWQVDLNKELMAGYQTLVLTDSNQQILWVNQDFHTMTGYTPEFAIGKKPTFLQGVKTSENVKRRIREGLAAGRSITESVINYRKSGEEYACHISIIPLIHSTRGITHFLALEREIVLAS, from the coding sequence ATGAAGAATAATAAAATTGAGAAATTTGCTCCGTTGATGAGTTGGGATATCAGTAGTCCTGTGAGTGGAATTAGAGCCAAAAAGGCAAAAGACCTTGAGGCCCTTGAGGGGTTTTCCGAGCTACATCATTGGCAAGTGGATTTGAATAAGGAGCTGATGGCAGGTTATCAGACACTTGTATTGACAGATTCTAATCAGCAAATCCTCTGGGTAAATCAAGACTTTCATACAATGACAGGATATACGCCGGAATTTGCCATAGGGAAAAAACCTACTTTTCTTCAAGGAGTGAAAACGTCGGAGAATGTAAAACGAAGAATTCGGGAAGGTCTGGCAGCTGGAAGGAGTATTACGGAATCGGTAATCAATTATCGGAAAAGCGGGGAAGAATATGCATGCCATATTTCTATAATTCCATTAATCCATTCAACCCGTGGAATCACCCATTTTTTAGCATTGGAAAGGGAAATAGTATTGGCTTCTTAG